In Aedes albopictus strain Foshan chromosome 3, AalbF5, whole genome shotgun sequence, the following are encoded in one genomic region:
- the LOC134291070 gene encoding uncharacterized protein LOC134291070 → MPFRSDHQQLGHSFEQARRRYLALETRLSIDKKKYTEYRKFMEEYIEMGHMEPIAAEELHNVRYFIPHSCVEKPDSTSTKLRVVFDASAKTTSGVSLNDVQIVGPNVQRDLNDVLIDFRGHNIVLMADVEKMYRQVKVAEPDTWFQCILYRKDQSLPIRAYRLTTVTYGEASSSFLACRALKQVAVEERETSPQVADAIENCFYVDNLMLGAPNVSELKKLKTSVAVALKKRCFPLRKWASNTPDKN, encoded by the coding sequence ATGCCGTTTAGAAGCGATCACCAACAACTGGGACATTCCTTTGAACAAGCAAGAAGAAGATATCTGGCCCTTGAAACCAGACTATCCATTGATAAAAAGAAATACACGGAATATcgcaaattcatggaagaatacaTTGAAATGGGCCATATGGAGCCCATCGCAGCGGAAGAACTCCACAACGTAAGATACTTTATCCCTCACAGTTGCGTAGAGAAGCCTGACTCAACGTCAACCAAACTAAGAGTGGTATTTGACGCCAGTGCAAAAACCACCAGTGGAGTATCACTTAACGACGTACAAATCGTTGGACCTAACGTTCAGCGAGACCTAAATGATGTGCTAATCGACTTTCGCGGGCACAACATAGTATTAATGGCAGACGTAGAAAAAATGTACCGCCAAGTGAAGGTAGCGGAACCAGATACTTGGTTCCAATGCATCCTATACAGGAAGGATCAAAGTCTGCCAATACGTGCATACCGTCTAACCACAGTTACATATGGAGAAGCATCCTCATCCTTCCTAGCATGCCGAGCACTGAAGCAAGTAGCAGTAGAAGAACGAGAAACAAGCCCTCAAGTGGCCGACGCCATCGAGAACTGTTTCTACGTAGACAACCTGATGCTCGGAGCGCCAAATGTTTCAGAGctgaagaaattaaaaacaaGCGTTGCGGTAGCATTGAAAAAGAGGTGTTTTCCCCTAAGGAAGTGGGCGTCAAAcaccccggataaaaactaa